The sequence ATGTGCCGTAACGCCGCACCAAACCGTCGTCCATCAGGCCGTTTTCGATTGCTTGCACGGTCCCTTTCACGCGCGCATCGTCGGCCGGCAGAAAGCCGACGAGTGGGATCATCAACAGCGCCGCGTCTAGTTCGTCGCTTCCGTAATATTGCACAAAACTGTTCAATTGCTCGTTGTACCCTTGCTTGCAGGCATCATCGTGAATCGCCTGGCGCACTCCGCGCCATCTTTGAATCGGTCCATTGAGACCGAACCGTTCGATGCTCTTGATAGCTCGGTCCAGTGCGACCCAGGCCATAACTTTAGAATGCGTAAAATTCTGGCGTGGTCCGCGAATCTCCCAAATGCCCTCGTCCGGTGCCATCCAGTTCTTTTCCACGAATTCTATGATTGCAACTTCTAAATTCCAGGCCGCTACGTCCGGCGGCAAACCATGCGTTCGGCATTGATACATAGAATCCATCAACTCGCCGTAGACGTCTAGCTGAAATTGCTGATAGGCGGCGTTACCAATTCGCACGGGTTGCGAATCCTCATAGCCCGCCAGCCAATCGAGGGAGAGCTCGGTCAACCGGCGTTCGCCCCGAATACCGTAGGCAATCTGCAGGTCGGCCGGACTGCCCGCCGCAGCTCGCAGCAACCATTCGCGCCAGGCCGCGGCTTCTTCCACATAGCCGGCCGACATGAAGGCAAGCAAGGTCATGGTCGCATCGCGGACCCAGCAAAAGCGATAGTCCCAATTGCGACTTCCGCCGAGTTTCTCCGGAAGTGAAGTCGTCGGCGCGGCCACGATGCCACCTGTTGGTCTGTAGGTGAGCGCCTTGAGGGTGATCAATGAACGAAGAACCGCGTCACGCCATTTGCCGCGATAGGCGTGACGATCGGTCCAGTCGTGCCACCACCGGTTAGTTTCAGCGAGCAACCCCATAACATCCGGCCGTTTCGGCGGCTGTTTATACGACTCGAACCAGCATAAGGAAAAGGCAACTGTCTGCCCTTCTGCGACGACAAACTCAGCCGTAGTTGTCAATCCCCGACCGTGCACATCGACATCCGCATGCAAGATAACCCCATCAGGGCCGCCTATTGCCTGGATCCCGTCCTCATGGCGTTGCACCCAAGGTACAACTTGGCCGTATCCGAATCTCAAGACGAGTTCCATCTGCAGGGGCACGCTGCCGCTCAGACCCTCGACGATGCGAACCAGTATTGG comes from Pirellulales bacterium and encodes:
- a CDS encoding glycoside hydrolase family 15 protein codes for the protein MPSKIEDYALIGDCETAALVDRNGSIDWLCWPRFDSEACFAAILGNPDNGRWIISPSENVRTTRRTYRGDTLVLETHYETDRGSVNVVDFMPLRSERPILVRIVEGLSGSVPLQMELVLRFGYGQVVPWVQRHEDGIQAIGGPDGVILHADVDVHGRGLTTTAEFVVAEGQTVAFSLCWFESYKQPPKRPDVMGLLAETNRWWHDWTDRHAYRGKWRDAVLRSLITLKALTYRPTGGIVAAPTTSLPEKLGGSRNWDYRFCWVRDATMTLLAFMSAGYVEEAAAWREWLLRAAAGSPADLQIAYGIRGERRLTELSLDWLAGYEDSQPVRIGNAAYQQFQLDVYGELMDSMYQCRTHGLPPDVAAWNLEVAIIEFVEKNWMAPDEGIWEIRGPRQNFTHSKVMAWVALDRAIKSIERFGLNGPIQRWRGVRQAIHDDACKQGYNEQLNSFVQYYGSDELDAALLMIPLVGFLPADDARVKGTVQAIENGLMDDGLVRRYGTSNSVDGLPSGEGVFLPCTFWLADNYVLSNRRAEAASLFERLLDMRNDVGLLAEEYDPQSSRLVGNFPQTLSHMALINTATHLSQDDGPTHRRRD